The following are encoded in a window of Vibrio azureus genomic DNA:
- a CDS encoding DNA-binding protein, whose amino-acid sequence MAEQSGVTFDLVSKAATAMLNQGTKPSVRNVMQVTGGKTETVSKLLRDFNDKRNAEVLKMADELGSSKIAQLLADEMQSVVERKTATLQQMLSDQKAQLDEAIELLEEKEKDCLHRIEMAEAKATQLINEANEKATKALEQVDKAEQRATEAIALSEEAKKETEKSISDNENKCELLVLNAKSEAQSLVQAANLRADKAEQECTGLREQVKLLTVDQAKREIEQALHEKTQLQHDEALHLLANERTTVVQLRTQEESRKAEIERLSGELTDAKSDSKQLAAAQGQLVELQRQISQLQSDLSLSERERESLSVALRSK is encoded by the coding sequence ATGGCGGAACAATCAGGCGTGACCTTTGATTTGGTATCAAAAGCTGCCACTGCAATGTTAAATCAAGGGACTAAACCATCGGTTCGCAATGTTATGCAAGTGACAGGTGGCAAGACTGAAACCGTCTCCAAGCTTTTACGCGACTTTAACGACAAGCGAAATGCTGAAGTGTTAAAGATGGCTGATGAGCTAGGTAGTAGTAAGATTGCTCAGTTATTAGCGGATGAAATGCAGAGCGTTGTCGAACGTAAAACTGCGACTCTTCAACAAATGCTCTCCGACCAAAAAGCTCAGTTAGATGAGGCTATAGAGCTATTGGAGGAAAAAGAAAAAGACTGCCTCCACCGTATTGAAATGGCTGAAGCTAAAGCAACCCAATTAATCAATGAAGCCAATGAAAAAGCAACCAAAGCCCTTGAACAAGTCGACAAGGCCGAGCAAAGGGCGACCGAAGCGATAGCCTTGAGCGAAGAAGCTAAGAAAGAAACTGAAAAGTCGATTTCTGATAATGAAAATAAATGTGAGCTTTTAGTCCTCAACGCAAAAAGTGAAGCACAAAGCCTGGTACAAGCGGCAAACCTACGAGCCGATAAAGCTGAGCAAGAATGCACAGGCTTACGAGAGCAAGTGAAGTTGCTCACTGTCGATCAAGCCAAAAGAGAGATTGAGCAAGCTCTCCATGAAAAGACACAACTCCAACACGATGAAGCACTGCATCTACTGGCTAATGAGCGTACAACTGTCGTTCAGTTACGAACTCAAGAAGAAAGCCGCAAAGCGGAAATTGAGCGTTTATCTGGAGAGTTGACAGACGCGAAATCTGACAGTAAACAATTAGCCGCGGCACAAGGTCAACTGGTTGAGCTGCAAAGACAAATATCTCAACTGCAAAGCGACTTGTCTCTATCCGAACGAGAGCGTGAATCTTTGTCTGTGGCTCTTAGAAGTAAATAA